Below is a window of Deltaproteobacteria bacterium HGW-Deltaproteobacteria-6 DNA.
CCGGTTCCTGTCCGCCATGAAGCGCTAACGTTTCTATTTTTAATTTTTCATCAATTTTACTCATTTTCATTCTCCTTTCCGAATGAAGACCATTATAAACTATCTTTTTATGTTTTGTTTTTCGATCCGTTCAAACGAACTTATCGATGAAGACTGTATTTCATCCGCCGGCCTGACCGTTCATCCGGAAAACGGCGGATGGATTATCCGTTCGCTGTAGCTATTGACACGATCGCATCAAGCATCGGAGATAACAAGAAGCGATCTCCGACAAAAGGCTCCCGCGAGTATTAAGGATACTGCAAAATAAAAAAATATGTTGATCTGTTGATTTTATATTCTTTAAATTATTCATATAGCTTTCACTCCGGTCCACGAATAACATCTTCGATGACCGCGCCGCCCAGCACTTCATCACCATTGTAGAATACGATTGCCTGTCCCGGCGTAATCGATTCCTGGGCTTCTTTAAAAATAACTTTTAATTTCCCGCCATCGTTTCTCAGGGTGCAGCGCGCCGGTTTTTTGCGGTAGCGGATTTTAGCTTCCACCTCTTCGGGGAACTGATCGGTCAGAAAATTCAGGTCGCCGGCAATTAAGCCCGATGCGTAAAGGTCTTCTTTATTGCCAACCAGGATCGAATTGGTGTGGGCATCAAAACGAAGAACATATAAAGGGGCCTTCGCGCTGATTCCCAGACCGCTGCGCTGTCCGATCGTATAATAAATGATGCCCTGATGACGTCCGAGAACCTTGCCTTCCTTGTCAACGATATTGCCCGGGGCGGCAGACAAATTTCTTTCTTCAAAAAACTGCCGGTAATTTCCGGTCGTCACAAAACAAATATCCTGACTTTCCGCCTTTTGTGCCACATGCAGCCCGGCATTTTTCGCCAGTATCCGGACGTCTGCTTTGCTGAGATTTCCCAGCGGAAAAAGAACACGCGGCAAGTCATCCTTCTTGATCGGATAGAGAAAATAAGTCTGATCCTTATTCTTGTCCTCCGGACGCTTGAGATGCCAGGCATTATCCGTTTGTTCGATTCTGGCGTAGTGGCCGGTAGCCAGATAATCAAAACCCATTGCGCGGGCCCGATCCAGGAGCGATCCGAATTTCAGGTAGCGGTTGCAGTCCACGCAGGGGTTCGGTGTTCTTCCACTTAAATATTCAGCGGTGAATTTACTGATCACCAGTTCTTCCATCAACTGAGCGAAGTCAAAGACAAAGTGAGGAACTTCCAACTGGCCGCAGACACGCTTGGCGTCTTCTATGGCGTCGCCGCCGCAGCAGCTTGAGCGGTCGCCGTTCTGCCGGATGCCCAGACACATGGTGACGCCGGTAACCGCGTAGCCTGCCTCTTTGAGCAGTAGAGCCGCGAGCGATGAATCAACGCCGCCGCTCATTGCCACAAGAACTTTTTTCCTTAAAGGACTGCTTTCGTCATTCATATTACTGCACTCAAATATCATTCATCAAATTATTATCCGCCTTTTGTCGACGGCTCCGAACCAGATCGGCCAGCGTAATCGCTTTCAGCGTTTCACTTATTTTTTCTCCCAGCATACCCCAGATATCCCGCGTCGGACAAGTGCTGATTCGTGAGCACCGTTTTGCGTCCTGCACGCAATCCACCAGGCATATTTCGCCCTCCAGGGCCTGCAGAATATCCCGAACCGTGATTTCTTCGGGGCGGC
It encodes the following:
- a CDS encoding tRNA 2-thiouridine(34) synthase MnmA; the protein is MNDESSPLRKKVLVAMSGGVDSSLAALLLKEAGYAVTGVTMCLGIRQNGDRSSCCGGDAIEDAKRVCGQLEVPHFVFDFAQLMEELVISKFTAEYLSGRTPNPCVDCNRYLKFGSLLDRARAMGFDYLATGHYARIEQTDNAWHLKRPEDKNKDQTYFLYPIKKDDLPRVLFPLGNLSKADVRILAKNAGLHVAQKAESQDICFVTTGNYRQFFEERNLSAAPGNIVDKEGKVLGRHQGIIYYTIGQRSGLGISAKAPLYVLRFDAHTNSILVGNKEDLYASGLIAGDLNFLTDQFPEEVEAKIRYRKKPARCTLRNDGGKLKVIFKEAQESITPGQAIVFYNGDEVLGGAVIEDVIRGPE